A single window of Halobacterium jilantaiense DNA harbors:
- a CDS encoding TATA-box-binding protein produces MTDPKETINIENVVASTGIGQELDLQSVAMDLEGADYDPEQFPGLVYRTQDPKSAALIFRSGKIVCTGAKSTDDVHESLRIVFDKLRELSIKVEDDPEIVVQNIVTSADLGRQLNLNAIAIGLGLENIEYEPEQFPGLVYRLDEPEVVALLFGSGKLVITGGKKPKDAEHAVDKITSRLEELGLLE; encoded by the coding sequence ATGACCGACCCCAAGGAAACCATCAACATTGAAAACGTGGTCGCCTCCACCGGAATCGGCCAGGAGCTCGACCTCCAGAGCGTCGCGATGGACCTCGAGGGCGCGGACTACGACCCCGAGCAGTTCCCCGGGCTCGTCTACCGCACTCAGGACCCCAAGAGCGCCGCACTCATCTTCCGCTCCGGCAAGATCGTCTGCACCGGCGCGAAGTCGACCGACGACGTCCACGAGAGCCTCCGCATCGTCTTCGACAAGCTCCGCGAGCTCTCCATCAAGGTCGAGGACGACCCCGAAATCGTCGTCCAGAACATCGTCACCTCGGCCGACCTCGGCCGCCAGCTCAACCTCAACGCCATCGCCATCGGCCTCGGCCTCGAGAACATCGAGTACGAGCCCGAGCAGTTCCCCGGTCTCGTCTACCGCCTCGACGAGCCCGAGGTCGTCGCGCTGCTGTTCGGCTCCGGGAAGCTCGTCATCACGGGCGGCAAGAAGCCCAAGGACGCCGAGCACGCCGTCGACAAGATCACGTCCCGGCTCGAAGAACTCGGCCTGCTCGAGTAA
- a CDS encoding TIGR01177 family methyltransferase — MFVLELGGDDDAFAAAEARAAAPDADVVAPGVATASSLDADRFRGLAYAHRAGEHVATADADTAAAADALRAAIQDSPTDRDGTVAVRARNVRNTTDVDTQAAERELGGVLVDAGFAVDLDDPDHELRALFSGDSCFVAWLAAESVRDYGDRKPTDRPFFQPGSMDPLLARAVCNLARVEAGDRVLDPMCGTGGVLIEAGLLGARPVGTDAQAKMVSGARQNLAHFLDDFEVARADATSLPLGDDSVTAAVFDAPYGRQSKIETHDLADLVGGALAEVRRVADRCVLVADRDWREEAEAAGWTVESRFERRVHRSLVRYVLVLS, encoded by the coding sequence GTGTTCGTGCTCGAACTCGGCGGCGACGACGACGCCTTCGCCGCCGCCGAAGCCCGCGCCGCAGCCCCGGACGCCGACGTGGTCGCACCCGGCGTCGCCACCGCGAGCAGCCTCGACGCCGACCGCTTCCGGGGGCTGGCGTACGCGCACCGCGCGGGCGAGCACGTCGCCACCGCGGACGCCGACACCGCCGCCGCCGCGGACGCGCTCCGGGCGGCCATTCAGGACTCGCCCACCGACCGCGACGGCACGGTCGCGGTCCGCGCCCGGAACGTCCGCAACACCACCGACGTCGACACGCAGGCCGCCGAACGCGAACTCGGTGGCGTGCTCGTCGACGCCGGCTTCGCGGTCGACCTCGACGACCCGGACCACGAACTGCGCGCACTATTCTCGGGTGACTCCTGTTTCGTCGCGTGGCTCGCCGCCGAGTCCGTCCGAGACTACGGCGACCGCAAGCCCACCGACCGGCCGTTCTTCCAGCCGGGCAGCATGGACCCGCTGCTCGCGCGCGCCGTCTGCAACCTCGCCCGCGTCGAGGCCGGCGACCGCGTCCTCGACCCGATGTGTGGCACCGGCGGTGTCCTCATCGAAGCAGGACTGCTCGGTGCGCGACCCGTCGGCACCGACGCCCAGGCGAAGATGGTCAGTGGCGCGCGACAGAACCTCGCCCACTTCCTCGACGACTTCGAGGTGGCGCGCGCGGACGCCACCAGCCTCCCGCTCGGAGACGACAGCGTGACTGCTGCAGTCTTCGACGCGCCCTACGGCCGCCAGTCGAAAATCGAGACCCACGACCTCGCAGACCTCGTCGGCGGCGCGCTCGCGGAGGTCCGGCGGGTCGCCGACCGCTGCGTGCTCGTCGCCGACCGCGACTGGCGCGAGGAAGCCGAAGCCGCGGGCTGGACGGTCGAATCACGCTTCGAGCGCCGCGTCCACCGGTCGCTCGTCAGGTACGTCCTCGTGCTCTCGTAG
- a CDS encoding AAA family ATPase, whose product MDEPLWIDEHAPSLADLPQESVRDRLRDAVDEPVNLVVYGPPGAGKTAAVRALAEAAHEDPDNDLVELNVADFFGMTKKEISEDPRFAPFIDSKRRRNSSKADLVNHVLKETASYSPVSGGYNTILLDNAEAIREDFQQALRRVMERHHEATQFVIATRQPSKLIPPIQSRCFPVSVRAPTVGETTSVLEDIVEAEGVDYDADGVEFVAGYADGDLREAVLSAQTTAEQEGEVTTNAAYETLQDVGSDDAVESMLDDAEAGDFTDARSTLDDLLVDEGMSGGEVLDDLLSVARSRYSGDELAELYAMAGDVEFDLAQGNSDRVQLGRLLAELGR is encoded by the coding sequence ATGGACGAACCGCTCTGGATCGACGAGCACGCGCCGTCGCTGGCCGACCTCCCGCAGGAGAGCGTGCGGGACCGGCTGCGCGACGCCGTCGACGAGCCCGTGAACCTCGTCGTGTACGGGCCGCCGGGAGCCGGGAAGACGGCGGCGGTGCGCGCGCTCGCGGAAGCCGCCCACGAGGACCCCGACAACGACCTCGTGGAGCTGAACGTCGCGGACTTCTTCGGGATGACGAAGAAGGAGATCAGCGAGGACCCGCGGTTCGCGCCGTTCATCGACTCGAAGCGCCGCCGGAACTCCTCGAAGGCCGACCTCGTCAACCACGTGCTGAAGGAGACAGCGAGCTACTCGCCGGTCTCCGGCGGCTACAACACGATTCTGCTGGACAACGCCGAGGCGATTCGGGAGGACTTCCAGCAGGCGCTGCGGCGCGTGATGGAGCGCCACCACGAGGCGACGCAGTTCGTCATCGCGACCCGCCAGCCCTCGAAGCTGATTCCGCCGATTCAGTCGCGGTGTTTCCCGGTCTCCGTGCGAGCGCCGACCGTCGGCGAGACGACGAGCGTCCTCGAAGACATCGTCGAAGCCGAGGGCGTCGACTACGACGCGGACGGCGTAGAGTTCGTCGCCGGGTACGCCGACGGCGACCTCCGGGAGGCCGTGTTGAGCGCGCAGACGACCGCCGAACAGGAGGGCGAGGTGACGACGAACGCCGCCTACGAGACCCTCCAGGACGTCGGCAGCGACGACGCCGTCGAGTCGATGCTCGACGACGCGGAAGCCGGCGACTTCACGGACGCGCGCTCGACGCTCGACGACCTGCTCGTCGACGAGGGGATGAGCGGCGGCGAGGTGCTGGACGACCTGCTGTCGGTCGCCCGGTCCCGGTACTCGGGTGACGAGCTCGCCGAACTGTACGCGATGGCGGGCGACGTGGAGTTCGACCTCGCACAAGGCAACAGCGACCGCGTGCAACTCGGGCGGCTGCTCGCGGAACTCGGCCGGTAG
- a CDS encoding DUF7282 domain-containing protein: MARTRTIGVLLVVGTLLLWGGAAAATTSLSASGGAVDTASTAQVQQQQEENASVTFENQTAENGTVTVASVTVPDGGYVTIHDDSLRDGDATGSVVGVSEYLEPGTHENVTVMLYEDVRGANFEVGSQPNGTETLFAMPHMETSEQMADNETTTTTGDGVGDNETETTTDDGTNDTETTTDDEANDTETTTDDEANDTETTTDGGANDTTTTAGAGDNETTTGGVGETTSEENDTQTANAQQTQANQTYDFVVTDGREDGPYTVDGAVVTDSAEVDFSAPETDDGGGAGAPDDTETNETEMQAGSSFVVESIEAPALAAPNATITVNATVSNTADGDATEDVAFRLAGDDADVVVHQDVSVDAGGNETVTFEVNASDVGEGEYIHGVTTENSSAFATIEVTGDAQVTFGDQEGDGENVTVESVYVPEGGYVAVHNDSLLDGDAVGSVVGVSEYLDAGVHENVSVTLYEGVEGAEFADDAAAADNTTLVAMPHQETTGDETYDFVSSEGEDDGPYVVDDAAVVAVGNLTVTGEGAPSGGDEDASDN; this comes from the coding sequence ATGGCACGTACACGAACCATCGGCGTCCTTCTCGTCGTGGGGACACTCCTCCTCTGGGGGGGTGCCGCGGCGGCGACAACGTCGCTCTCCGCGAGCGGCGGGGCCGTCGATACGGCGAGCACGGCACAGGTACAACAGCAGCAGGAAGAGAACGCGTCGGTCACGTTCGAGAACCAGACCGCCGAGAACGGGACCGTGACAGTCGCGAGCGTCACGGTGCCCGACGGCGGCTACGTGACCATCCACGACGACTCCCTGCGCGACGGGGACGCAACCGGCAGTGTCGTCGGCGTCTCCGAGTATCTCGAGCCGGGTACGCACGAGAACGTCACCGTGATGCTGTACGAGGACGTCCGCGGTGCGAACTTCGAGGTCGGCAGCCAGCCGAACGGAACGGAGACGCTGTTCGCCATGCCGCACATGGAGACCAGCGAGCAGATGGCGGACAACGAGACGACCACCACTACCGGCGACGGCGTCGGTGACAACGAAACTGAGACCACCACTGACGACGGGACCAACGACACCGAGACCACCACTGACGACGAGGCCAACGACACCGAGACCACCACTGACGACGAGGCCAACGACACCGAGACCACCACCGACGGTGGCGCGAACGACACCACGACGACCGCCGGCGCTGGTGACAACGAAACCACCACCGGCGGCGTCGGGGAGACGACGAGCGAGGAGAACGACACGCAGACCGCGAACGCCCAGCAGACGCAGGCGAACCAGACCTACGACTTCGTCGTGACCGACGGCCGGGAAGACGGCCCGTACACGGTCGACGGCGCGGTCGTGACGGACTCGGCCGAGGTCGATTTCTCGGCACCGGAGACTGACGACGGCGGGGGTGCCGGCGCGCCCGACGACACCGAGACGAACGAGACCGAGATGCAGGCCGGCAGCTCGTTCGTCGTCGAGTCCATCGAGGCACCCGCGCTCGCCGCCCCGAACGCGACCATCACGGTGAACGCCACCGTCTCGAACACCGCGGACGGGGACGCCACGGAAGACGTCGCGTTCCGGCTGGCGGGTGACGACGCCGACGTCGTCGTCCACCAGGACGTCAGCGTCGACGCCGGCGGGAACGAGACCGTCACGTTCGAGGTGAACGCCTCGGACGTCGGCGAGGGCGAGTACATCCACGGCGTCACCACGGAGAACTCCAGCGCGTTCGCGACCATCGAGGTCACGGGCGACGCGCAGGTGACGTTCGGCGACCAGGAAGGCGACGGTGAGAACGTCACCGTCGAGAGTGTCTACGTGCCCGAGGGCGGCTACGTCGCCGTCCACAACGACTCGCTGCTCGACGGCGACGCCGTCGGCAGCGTCGTCGGCGTCTCCGAGTACCTCGACGCCGGCGTCCACGAGAACGTCTCGGTGACGCTGTACGAGGGCGTCGAGGGCGCGGAGTTCGCGGACGACGCGGCCGCTGCGGACAACACCACGCTCGTCGCGATGCCCCACCAGGAGACCACTGGCGACGAGACCTACGACTTCGTCAGCAGTGAGGGCGAGGACGACGGTCCCTACGTCGTCGACGATGCAGCCGTCGTCGCCGTCGGGAACCTCACTGTCACCGGCGAGGGCGCGCCGAGCGGCGGCGACGAGGACGCGAGCGACAACTGA
- the rnz gene encoding ribonuclease Z: MTLSVTFLGTSGAVPTTERNPSSVFVRRNGDAFLFDAGEATQRQMMRFNTGFDVSDVFVTHGHGDHVFGLPGLVHTWDFNDRTDPLTIHVPRGLGAGVEDLVFSVGGDVGYPVRVSEVSAGETVLDFPEFEVRAFTTDHRTASVGYALVEDDRKGRFDRDRAEELGVPVGPKFSKLHDGQPVELDDGTVVRPEQVVGDPRPGRKLVYTGDTRPHDAVVSAAEDADLLIHDATFANDASERAAETGHSTAGEAADVASRAGARALALTHVSSRYAGDAREISEGASGFGGDAFVAHDGLEYEVPFPDDE, encoded by the coding sequence ATGACTCTCAGTGTCACCTTCCTCGGGACGAGTGGCGCAGTCCCGACGACGGAACGCAACCCCAGTTCGGTGTTCGTGCGCCGGAACGGGGACGCGTTCCTCTTCGACGCCGGGGAGGCGACCCAGCGCCAGATGATGCGGTTCAACACGGGCTTCGACGTCTCGGACGTGTTCGTCACGCACGGCCACGGCGACCACGTCTTCGGGCTGCCGGGGCTCGTCCACACGTGGGATTTCAACGACCGAACGGACCCGCTAACCATCCACGTTCCCCGGGGGCTCGGCGCGGGCGTCGAGGACCTCGTGTTCTCCGTGGGCGGTGACGTCGGCTACCCGGTGCGCGTCAGCGAGGTGAGCGCCGGCGAGACCGTCCTGGACTTCCCGGAGTTCGAGGTGCGGGCGTTCACGACCGACCACCGCACCGCCTCCGTCGGGTACGCGCTCGTCGAGGACGATCGGAAGGGGCGCTTCGACCGGGACCGCGCGGAGGAACTGGGCGTGCCGGTCGGTCCGAAGTTCTCGAAGCTCCACGACGGCCAGCCGGTCGAACTCGACGACGGCACGGTCGTCCGACCCGAGCAGGTCGTCGGCGACCCCCGGCCGGGCCGCAAACTGGTCTACACCGGCGACACGCGGCCCCACGACGCCGTGGTGTCGGCCGCGGAGGACGCGGACCTCCTGATTCACGACGCGACGTTCGCGAACGACGCCAGCGAGCGCGCCGCGGAGACCGGCCACTCGACGGCCGGCGAGGCCGCAGACGTGGCGTCACGGGCTGGCGCGAGGGCGCTCGCGCTCACGCACGTCTCCTCGCGGTACGCGGGCGACGCCAGAGAAATCAGCGAGGGGGCGTCGGGCTTCGGCGGCGACGCGTTCGTCGCCCACGACGGCCTCGAGTACGAGGTCCCGTTCCCGGACGACGAGTAG
- a CDS encoding glycine zipper 2TM domain-containing protein, which yields MKNRVTTAVTRAKYAAVGAAVGAAVGGLLSRNAASTGGGIGALAGATIGEKRTEATELVEKVKGADAD from the coding sequence ATGAAGAACCGAGTCACCACCGCGGTCACGAGAGCGAAGTACGCGGCCGTCGGCGCGGCGGTCGGGGCCGCCGTCGGGGGCCTCCTGAGCCGGAACGCCGCCAGCACGGGCGGCGGCATCGGGGCGCTCGCCGGTGCCACCATCGGGGAGAAACGGACGGAAGCCACCGAGCTGGTCGAGAAAGTCAAGGGCGCGGACGCGGACTGA
- a CDS encoding DICT sensory domain-containing protein, giving the protein MSPGGVIEAAIERRKTLVHYAPDPGDLSERFVARNVDVTFRELPPGGPGPFVTVREDDDFQGAVSVESLEVLLAPPHASAFDHDDVSPTYGALLELLDDTVFASLSRRQLLATTREFEDRAWRAGDGLLHVGFQTTEALEPQRALYRRLAAETDLDVHVHFTGDSVDLDDITVHEDSECAADYWFVAFDGPDDSQCALVAEQRDENDYEGAWTYDPDLVAGVLEDVTAGA; this is encoded by the coding sequence ATGAGTCCCGGCGGCGTCATCGAAGCGGCGATCGAGCGCCGGAAGACGCTCGTGCACTACGCGCCCGACCCCGGCGACCTCTCCGAGCGGTTCGTCGCCCGGAACGTCGACGTGACGTTCCGCGAACTCCCGCCGGGCGGCCCCGGGCCGTTCGTGACGGTCCGAGAGGACGACGACTTCCAGGGCGCGGTCAGCGTCGAGAGTCTGGAGGTCCTGCTCGCGCCCCCGCACGCATCGGCGTTCGACCACGACGACGTCTCGCCCACGTACGGCGCGCTGCTGGAGCTGCTCGACGACACCGTGTTCGCGTCGCTCTCGCGCCGCCAGCTCCTCGCCACGACCAGAGAGTTCGAGGACCGGGCGTGGCGGGCGGGCGACGGTCTCCTGCACGTCGGCTTCCAGACCACCGAGGCCCTCGAACCGCAGCGCGCGCTGTACCGCAGGCTCGCCGCCGAGACCGACCTCGACGTCCACGTCCACTTCACGGGCGACAGCGTCGACCTGGACGACATCACGGTCCACGAGGACAGCGAGTGCGCTGCCGACTACTGGTTCGTGGCGTTCGACGGGCCCGACGACAGCCAGTGTGCGCTCGTCGCCGAGCAGCGCGACGAGAACGACTACGAGGGCGCGTGGACGTACGACCCGGACCTCGTCGCGGGCGTCCTCGAAGACGTGACGGCCGGCGCGTAG
- a CDS encoding DUF7344 domain-containing protein, which translates to MGGDDSPVYSLPDADDWRPSSGSGDVAPPPDALFGALADATRRRVLWYLLDESPAAVDELADVLAGWRLGDQHTVGPDEHDSVVAALHHTHLPILNDAGLVDYDDDDTTAAATPLAPVVEDTVRFACAYDAAFTGRR; encoded by the coding sequence ATGGGTGGTGACGACAGCCCCGTCTACTCGCTCCCGGATGCCGACGACTGGCGCCCGAGCAGCGGCTCCGGGGACGTAGCGCCGCCCCCGGACGCCCTCTTCGGTGCGCTCGCAGACGCCACGAGACGCCGCGTGCTCTGGTACCTCCTCGACGAGTCGCCGGCCGCCGTCGACGAGCTCGCCGACGTGCTCGCCGGCTGGCGGCTCGGCGACCAGCACACGGTCGGCCCCGACGAACACGACAGTGTCGTCGCCGCGCTCCACCACACCCACCTCCCGATTCTGAACGACGCCGGTCTCGTCGACTACGACGACGACGATACCACGGCGGCGGCGACGCCGCTGGCCCCCGTCGTCGAGGACACGGTCCGCTTCGCGTGTGCGTACGACGCCGCGTTCACGGGGCGACGATGA
- a CDS encoding DUF460 domain-containing protein has protein sequence MSTRTSALDALVFGVDVQSGDVRGDAPSYALVVFDGETIERDVVTRRKLLRLVHDREPAILATDNMYELAADKDQLVHLLRRLPETTKLVQVTGDERPEPLSRVAKRHGVPYGKPAMEEAEAAARLAARNVGYEVSAFTDETEIKVSRGRSTGGGGGWSEDRFTRRIHGAVKRESRNVESKLDDAGLDYDREVTEKYGGYANAVFTVQARPEDIPVGEHRAGDTRVEVEPVRRDGIDFRPLARRRDRVLVGVDPGTTTAVALVGLDGHVLDVMSTRTADTAEVIEWIIERGRPALVAADVTPMPNTVEKIAASFDAPGWVPDSDLPVDEKQHRTREEGYDDDHQRDAMAAALYAYDHYRETIERATRETPHDLDEGEVAARVLAGESLQGVLSDLTETDEPEPEESTHEPRELTDDERRIRDLEAQVERLQTHVSDLEAELDEKDDKLEEYEEELSEARREERQEARERREVTQLEWENDRLETELEEQRERADSLEAKLERLKDLWKLDHSNLGDVGGEGRDLVAVKPVDQFTVDAIETADDEYGIASGDVVYLRDASGAGRRTAELLAGFDPRVVLRSGGLSDAADEVLFDHEIPVGPADAVTIREVDELAIANESEVESVVEDWKQRKAEREREQKETMVDSIISEHRADRD, from the coding sequence GTGAGTACACGCACGAGCGCCCTCGACGCTCTCGTCTTCGGGGTCGACGTGCAGAGCGGCGACGTGCGCGGCGACGCGCCCTCCTACGCGCTGGTCGTCTTCGACGGCGAGACGATAGAGCGCGACGTCGTCACGCGACGCAAGCTGCTGCGGCTGGTCCACGACCGCGAGCCCGCCATTCTCGCGACCGACAACATGTACGAGCTGGCCGCCGACAAGGACCAGCTCGTCCACCTGCTCCGGCGGCTGCCCGAGACGACGAAGCTCGTGCAGGTGACCGGCGACGAGCGCCCCGAACCCCTCTCCCGGGTGGCGAAACGCCACGGCGTCCCGTACGGCAAGCCCGCGATGGAAGAGGCGGAGGCCGCCGCCCGGCTGGCCGCCCGGAACGTCGGCTACGAGGTGTCGGCGTTCACCGACGAGACCGAAATCAAGGTCTCGCGCGGGCGGTCGACGGGCGGCGGTGGCGGCTGGAGCGAGGACCGCTTCACGCGCCGCATCCACGGCGCTGTCAAGCGGGAGTCGCGGAACGTCGAGTCGAAGCTCGACGACGCCGGCCTCGACTACGACCGGGAGGTCACGGAGAAGTACGGCGGGTACGCCAACGCCGTCTTCACCGTGCAGGCGCGCCCCGAGGACATCCCGGTGGGCGAGCACCGCGCCGGCGACACCCGCGTGGAGGTCGAGCCGGTGCGGCGGGACGGCATCGATTTCCGGCCGCTCGCCCGCCGCCGGGACCGCGTGCTCGTCGGCGTCGACCCCGGCACGACGACGGCCGTCGCCCTCGTCGGTCTCGACGGCCACGTGCTCGACGTGATGAGCACCCGGACGGCGGACACCGCCGAGGTCATCGAGTGGATCATCGAGCGCGGCCGTCCCGCGCTCGTCGCGGCCGATGTCACCCCGATGCCGAACACCGTCGAGAAGATCGCGGCGAGCTTCGACGCCCCGGGCTGGGTGCCCGACTCGGACCTCCCGGTCGACGAGAAACAGCACCGCACCCGCGAGGAGGGGTACGACGACGACCACCAGCGGGACGCGATGGCCGCCGCCCTCTACGCCTACGACCACTACCGGGAGACCATCGAGCGCGCCACCCGGGAGACGCCCCACGACCTCGACGAGGGCGAGGTCGCCGCGCGCGTGCTCGCCGGCGAGTCCCTCCAGGGCGTCCTCTCGGACCTCACCGAGACCGACGAGCCCGAGCCCGAGGAGTCCACCCACGAACCCCGCGAACTCACGGACGACGAGCGTCGCATCAGGGACCTCGAAGCGCAGGTCGAACGCCTCCAGACCCACGTCTCCGACCTCGAAGCCGAACTCGACGAGAAAGACGACAAACTCGAAGAGTACGAGGAAGAGCTCTCGGAGGCCCGCCGCGAGGAACGTCAGGAAGCCCGCGAGCGCCGCGAAGTCACCCAACTGGAGTGGGAGAACGACCGACTGGAGACCGAACTCGAAGAGCAGCGCGAGCGCGCCGACAGCCTCGAAGCCAAACTGGAGCGCCTGAAAGACCTCTGGAAGCTCGACCACTCGAACCTCGGCGACGTCGGCGGCGAGGGCCGCGACCTCGTCGCCGTCAAGCCCGTCGACCAGTTCACGGTCGACGCCATCGAGACGGCCGACGACGAGTATGGCATCGCCAGCGGCGACGTCGTCTACCTCCGCGACGCCTCCGGCGCGGGCCGCCGCACTGCCGAACTCCTCGCCGGCTTCGACCCCCGCGTCGTCCTGCGGTCGGGCGGCCTCTCTGACGCCGCCGACGAGGTGCTGTTCGACCACGAGATTCCCGTCGGCCCCGCCGACGCCGTCACCATCCGCGAAGTCGACGAACTCGCCATCGCCAACGAGTCCGAGGTCGAGTCCGTCGTCGAGGACTGGAAGCAGCGGAAGGCCGAGCGCGAACGCGAGCAGAAGGAGACGATGGTCGACTCCATTATCTCTGAACACCGCGCGGATAGGGACTGA
- a CDS encoding phosphotransferase, translating into MDDTVAAIAERDLGAPPDDVAPVAEGLQHETYVLTVDSRGYVLQFAASEDGRDVDSLARGLHWYVALRETDIPVPRVVSERVAEFDGRRYVLVEKLPGTTGERDVSPARTRNAAATLATVHDHAAFDTAGALVGEGSKLSVRACGDATFRERVQREVSESAGHLRDAGLGSIADGLEGVLDEFADRLPESFGPVLCHGDFSPDNVLFRGDEVVGVLDFDRAHAGRAGWDLAAAANAFWMHDPTADWCVRETFYEGYRAVRPVAGSFDRCEPLYRAATLARLVAGMLALDELSAYERDFYAERLQNAVGRASRELGRQ; encoded by the coding sequence ATGGACGACACGGTCGCTGCGATTGCGGAACGCGACCTCGGCGCACCGCCGGACGACGTTGCACCGGTCGCCGAAGGCCTCCAGCACGAGACGTACGTCCTCACGGTCGACAGTCGAGGCTACGTGCTCCAGTTCGCGGCGTCCGAAGACGGGCGAGACGTGGACTCGCTCGCCCGTGGACTCCACTGGTACGTCGCACTCCGGGAGACCGATATTCCGGTCCCGCGAGTGGTCAGCGAGCGCGTCGCCGAGTTCGACGGCCGGCGGTACGTGCTCGTCGAGAAGCTTCCGGGGACGACCGGCGAGCGGGACGTCTCCCCGGCACGCACGCGGAACGCGGCCGCCACCCTCGCGACGGTTCACGACCACGCCGCGTTCGACACCGCCGGCGCGCTGGTGGGAGAGGGAAGCAAGCTGTCCGTCCGAGCGTGCGGCGACGCGACGTTCCGCGAGCGGGTCCAGCGCGAGGTTTCAGAGAGCGCCGGACACCTCAGGGACGCCGGACTGGGGTCGATTGCCGACGGCTTGGAGGGCGTTCTCGACGAGTTCGCCGACCGCCTCCCGGAGTCGTTCGGCCCGGTGCTCTGCCACGGCGACTTCTCGCCGGACAACGTGCTGTTCCGCGGCGACGAGGTGGTCGGAGTGCTGGACTTCGACCGTGCCCACGCGGGTCGTGCCGGGTGGGACCTCGCGGCGGCCGCGAACGCGTTCTGGATGCACGACCCGACCGCCGACTGGTGCGTCAGGGAGACATTCTACGAGGGGTACCGGGCGGTGCGGCCGGTCGCCGGGTCTTTCGACCGCTGCGAGCCGCTGTACCGGGCGGCGACGCTCGCTCGACTCGTCGCGGGCATGCTCGCGCTCGACGAGCTATCCGCGTACGAGCGGGATTTCTACGCCGAACGCCTCCAGAACGCGGTTGGACGGGCGAGCCGAGAACTAGGCAGGCAGTGA
- a CDS encoding tyrosine--tRNA ligase produces the protein MDAYERITRNTAEVVTEEEVRELAEDPEGERVYVGYEPSGVLHLGHLLTANKLMDLQDAGMEVVVLLADVHAYLNDKGSFEEIRATADQMKEQFLAYGLDEDQTEFVLGSSFQLDEDYELDLHAMQVETSLKRAQRAMAEIQSGETPKVSHVVYPLMQALDIEYLDLDLAIGGMDQRKVHMLAREELPSVGYEKRPVLHTPIIGDLGSGEGKMSSSEGVTISMEDSTEDLEEKVNQAFCPPTRDPEGEKVHPVLELFQYHVFPRFEEVVVERPDEYGGDLVYEAYEALAADLESGELHPADAKGALASALDELIEPGRERLREIRGE, from the coding sequence ATGGACGCTTACGAGCGCATCACTCGGAACACGGCGGAGGTCGTGACCGAGGAGGAGGTGCGGGAACTGGCCGAGGACCCCGAGGGCGAGCGGGTGTACGTCGGCTACGAGCCCTCCGGCGTGCTCCACCTCGGACACCTGCTGACGGCGAACAAGCTGATGGACCTCCAGGACGCGGGGATGGAGGTCGTGGTGCTGCTGGCGGACGTCCACGCCTACCTCAACGACAAGGGGAGCTTCGAGGAGATTCGGGCGACGGCCGACCAGATGAAAGAGCAGTTCCTCGCGTACGGCCTCGACGAGGACCAGACCGAGTTCGTCCTCGGGTCGTCGTTCCAGCTCGACGAGGACTACGAACTCGACCTGCACGCGATGCAGGTCGAGACCTCCCTGAAGCGCGCGCAGCGAGCGATGGCCGAGATTCAGAGCGGGGAGACGCCGAAGGTCAGTCACGTCGTCTACCCGCTGATGCAGGCCCTCGACATCGAGTACCTCGACCTCGACCTCGCCATCGGCGGGATGGACCAGCGGAAGGTCCACATGCTCGCCCGCGAGGAGCTGCCGAGCGTCGGCTACGAGAAGCGCCCGGTGTTGCACACGCCCATCATCGGCGACCTGGGCTCCGGCGAGGGGAAGATGAGTTCCAGCGAGGGCGTCACAATCTCCATGGAGGACTCCACCGAGGACCTCGAAGAGAAGGTGAATCAGGCGTTCTGCCCGCCGACTCGCGACCCCGAGGGCGAGAAAGTGCATCCGGTGCTGGAGCTGTTCCAGTACCACGTCTTCCCGCGGTTCGAGGAGGTCGTGGTGGAGCGCCCCGACGAGTACGGCGGCGACCTCGTCTACGAGGCGTACGAGGCGCTGGCCGCGGACCTCGAATCCGGCGAACTCCACCCGGCGGACGCGAAGGGCGCGCTGGCGTCGGCCCTCGACGAACTCATCGAACCGGGTCGCGAGCGACTCCGCGAGATTCGCGGCGAGTGA